AACCAGGACCCCATAAGATTCAAGGGATTGGGGCAGGATTTGTACCTCAAGTCTTAAAAGCCAGCTTAATTGACGAAATAATTACTGTTTCTGACGAAGAAGCTATATCCTACGGACGCAGACTTGCTAGAGAAGAAGGATTGTTATCGGGAATCTCATCTGGTGCGGCTCTTTGTGCAGCCATTAAAGTCGGTCAGCGCCCAGAAAATCAAGATAAACTGATCGTAATGATTCAGCCAAGTTATGGGGAACGTTATCTGAGTACACCCCTATTCCAAGATCCAGTTTAGAAGTCAGAAGTCAGAAGTCAGAAGTCAGAAGTCAGAAGTCAGAAGTCAGAAGTCAGAAGTAAAATTTGATAGGATTCAAGGCTTTAGCATTCGATCCTATTGTAATAGTATTGGCGACGGCGTTTCAATTGCTCTTCCATGCCGGAACATAATCATTACCAAACCTTACAAATCAAACCCTCTGCCACTTTATCTGAGATCAAACAAGCTTATCGACGTTTGGTCAAATTATGCCATCCAGATGTCAAGGGTGCGAAGAGCGATCGCCACCAAATTCGAGAAATTAATGCTGCTTATGAGGTACTCAGCGATTCACACCAACGAGCTAATTATGACCGAAAACTGTTTGAGCAAAACGAAACTAGAAATCATCAGCAGTCAAATAGTAACTTTTCCCAGCGTCCCACTGGACAAAAGGCTGATGACGAAGTACAAAGATGGCTCAAACAAGTATACTTACCTGTTAATCAACTAATTGCTCGAATTATTAATCCTTT
Above is a window of Merismopedia glauca CCAP 1448/3 DNA encoding:
- a CDS encoding J domain-containing protein; this encodes MPEHNHYQTLQIKPSATLSEIKQAYRRLVKLCHPDVKGAKSDRHQIREINAAYEVLSDSHQRANYDRKLFEQNETRNHQQSNSNFSQRPTGQKADDEVQRWLKQVYLPVNQLIARIINPLVAQIDALSADPFDDDLMTDFQMYLDDCRHYLNQAQKLFRSLPNPYILAGTAANLYYCLNQLGDAVEEFNFFTLNYDDNYLHSGQEMFRIAAGLKREAQSSIKNSRLVV